The nucleotide sequence tgaataatatattCCCCACATGAAACCGTTTCTTGGATAGTTTTAAATCTTCATCCCAACCTCAATGTCAAAAAAGGCGCCAAGATTTTCTTATAGAGTTGCGTGTTTATCTCagtattttcttgaatattttcagcaaaaagtgcAATTTTCATTAGTTTTCTGAGCAAAAATGTCGCATTTGCTTGCGGACATCGATGCCACATGTGCATCTCTGGGACTTTTTGATGGGGAGCGCTATATTAGTGCCCCGGATAGTTTGAACAGTTTGAAGGTTAGAATTGATATGTTTACCATTGAGGATTTCCTCCAAATTTTCCTACTTCTAGCACTTGATTTGGATCTTGCGAAGAGATGACGATACTCATCAATATCGCCGACACATTGGTCAGTCGTCAGTGTTGAGAACTGACCTCCTTCCCATGCTAGTTTGCCACGATGAGAGCTCTGAGTACTTTGATGTTCTACTGAGGTAAAATAAAATACTCTCCGGAAAGCGATTGAtaggaatttcattaaaaaaaaattatttccaggcTACTACTAAATTTGACTTGCTCATCCTACTTCCTATACCACAGCGAAGTGCCCAAAGACAAGGGAAGTCACAGATTCTATATGCAGCTTAATTTTATCCTCCGGAAGTACAAGGAGGCCTTTGCCGATGAATTTGTGTGGATTGTGCTGAAGAACAACTTGCAGAAGTTGCTCGAGACGGTAAGTAGGAATGGGTATGGGGTTCAGGACAGGCACTAATTGGGCAATTTGGGGTGCAGACCAGTGTTGAACGGAATGAAGAGCAGGAGCTTATTATTGAGCGTATTCTCGTGCTACTGCGAAATGTTCTACAAATCCCATCTGGGGCAGAGAGAGAGGGACAGCATGACAGTGATTCGCTCCATGACCAAATACTCTGGGCACTTCAGCAGTCAGGAATGACTGACATAATCCTTTTTGTTCTCTCATCAAACAGCGAAAATCAATATCATTTTCATGCCCTCGAAATTATGTACTACATTCTCCACGAGCAGGTGAGTATTACTTTTCCCCTTCCCCTAAGTTTCACCCAAAAAGCTCCTTGGCGTAACTAGGAATTTTTTCACCCATGACACTCTTGGAAAATCTCCGTTCGACCTCCTGCAATCCCCTTTTCTGGTATACTTCCAATTTGAGGCTTTTTCATATGAGGACCTCTAAGCTTAAGGAAAAAGATCAAGCTGAGTCAGGAGCTCTCATTTCATAGATCGGCTTTGAAAACAGTTATTTCACTGTAACATTTACTTTAATtaaattaggggagactggggcaaaaagtcacaaatttacgaaagcccgtaataaagcgaatcaaaatatgataatacccaatgtctgatactatttgccccagaatttttgggaatagtcacaaaattaccttttagaaatcggcccgataaacgtatttccctacaaaatagaggaaaattactttcacaaagttgtagaacggtaaatttcctataaaactgcgctaattagaaatttttgaagcgctcgagtagcttgtaaaaaaataaaatatccgttttgtgactttttgctccagtctcccctattcttaaatttttaatatttatcatCTAATAGGATACATAAAGtctttgatcactttttattaacaattgtAATTCTTCGCTCTTCAAAAGTTCGCAACCAATTATCAGCATATGAatagttaaaatttttgcaatgttttatttaatttttttaccgcCAAAAATCCATTATTAAAAAGTTAGTTACATATCAgcaataatttcaataaaattgtccgaatttacttatctaaaaataTTGCATAACAAAATTCAAACTGCctgcataaaaaaataatgctgcatagggtaagggctcataattttgaccagtctgcttataagcatcgatgtttcaaatttgaagtgcgatattttcgatactaattaactttttttgttactctttcagaagggttgtttagaaacttggcaagctatttatcgtcttattttttctaaaattagttttaatacggttaaaaatgaattgatatgttgaGGTGAATTTGATTCTTATtatggacaacttggttattaatttggacaacttggctgtaaatttggacagctaatccgacTCATCAGGATGCCCATTGGTATTCACTTCATGAACCAattttaccaagtcctcttcctgttcatgtaagggaaacgtagaatgtcacaagaagcccggaaactttccatatcattcattaaagtgaattgacttcggtaatccaagtacgtgcagattagcgcattccttgacctttccgggagcctttcaaggcatttctcgctacatctctttcgtagagatgatgctcctatATTTCTCCAGACATTTGTCCAaactagtcatcacaaaagctaaaacttcacgaaatttcgtgagaaaaacacctgtccaaaataaggagtatcacctcactggtgaatgtcttagaaaatttcccatttttcacacgaaaaatctaattcacaaggcaaatctcacttcaggtcaaattttCAAATCACCACTAAggagaatcaacacaattttcaatgaatattcaataatatcactcaaaaaaaagggaagaaacattgttagtacttcaccatagttaaataagactgaagtaaacacgtaagcaattgctcagactgaattttcaacaaagcaattttaactcaaatcatattcaaaatttaacatatttagtgttaaaatcttccaaaaggaacaaatatttagatagaattttttattcatcaaatattggaataaaaatccatcattttaatcaatttattttggcaaaaaacaaacgatcagtaaaaaattctaaatgggcagtaaaatattaaaaatgatcagtaaaatatctaattatggtcagtaaaaaacttaaatctttacaaaaatgagcCTAATTTAcgtatttaacatttaaaattgttccatatagagtgaaaagccctttattttccctttgccaaaatttggacgataatatcactgtttcaaatttttttgttactgatcaattttaactttttactgctcatttattcaatgccatttatttttagtgtccaattttatcctcaaagtgtccaaaataagaaactggacaaaattatgagccttttccctaaagcaattttaaaattaattttttgacacCTTATAGCTAGAGTCAGGAGGGTCGGAGGACTTCAAGTTTGTTTTTAATTCAAAGATCTTAATCTTAGCTATAacacaataaaatttgaaaaccaATCTATGCCGTAAGGGCTGacttattaagaaaacaaaatttgggcaTGTTCCAAAATGACGGAAGGAAGTACACCAGAAAACCGCTTAACGATATCTCCTTCCACTCTGTCATCAGAAGCGTTTATACTACGTAGAAAGAGAATGGtcagaaaaattcctttttatatTCGTGATCTAAGGTAAAGTTCCCTCGAGTCGActggtggtcaatatttgaatattttaatggtgaatttgtataaaattatgtctgattcgtatttatttatggaataattgatctattaatgttagatcatacgccaaatatttgcaaatataaataaattgaataaataattctaccggtcaaattgagggcactttaccttataagtgTCAAAAAGTATAAGTTGCGGCTGATCTGACAAGTTCGGAATTCATCTAGGACTATAGAAGCTGTTAAGAATCTAAGCTGACAATGCCTTAATTTTTTAGGTATGATTTTCTATCAATAGAATAGAAGCGGTGCTGTGCtgtccaaaattccgaaatccagaaaagccaaaatcctgaaaatataAAATCCCGTATgagtcgaaatctcgaatgggtcaaaatcccgaaaacccaaaatattgaaaagccgaaatctcgaaTGATCAAAAACctgaaagaaatgaaattatGTATACTGAGGATAATGTGAAgaataatttctgagaaaacataaaatttccctttgcctccaacaagcgcgggtgcaatcgtgggactcggagtagctatgacacttttaagaatgcgggattttgatttcgggattttgacttttggaaatttggcttttcggaattttgactggaacccctagggtaaagtgatacaagttagacatagtgttacaagttggacaattcgccggtacaagttggacagggattttttcttgataaatacagtactaattttttttaagcacaaggaaccaaattataaaactaaagcattaaaaatatacaaataagaatgaagtactaaatttatcaagacaaaaagccctatccaaattgtaccattgtccaaattgtaccactttaccctataggagatagagaaaaattgtttGATTGAGAGTGAATTCATTTCAGCACCACCGGCGCCACTATTATTCAGCAGAACCATTATCAAACTTACCCCAACCTCccctataataaatttttgcctTTTGAAATGTTTCATGGGTTGATACtctatttttaacaaaattctaCACTTAtatgcgtccatcgccgtcttaacaacttttaatatttttggtttCTTTTAATTCTCTGAACGGAACcgcagtttaagaattattatggattttttttgtgccGTTACTCATAATTCTTTAGTCATTTTGTGCTTCCCCCCCCCCTCACCCCCTGGTAAATTTACCAGACCACCACCTGGTTACGCCACTGCCACCTTTGTTCCTTCCGCCCCTTCCGTTCTTTGccgtgaaataaaatttttgtagcGCGATTTCTAAGAGGCTTAGGGATTGTGGTTTGCAGACAGCAGAGGGACTGGCTCAAACGAAGCAGGAGAGAACGACAGATGAGAAGGAGTATGATAACAACAAATTGAGAGCCGTTAGGTGTGTAGAGAGAGATAAATTGCAGTCACGAACCCTGTCCGGACGCCATTCGAGATTTGGTGGGACATACATTCTCAAGAATATCAAATCTGTCTCGGAGAAGGACGTAATATGTCACCAGAGAATCGAGAAGGCTATTAATGTGACTTTCGATggggagaagaagaaaaagaggcaATCAAAGGGTCTTATTGGGGATTTTACACCAGAACGCAGAAGTCTCTTTGCCATTCGCATCCATCTCAGGCAATTCTGCATTCAAGTCCTCCAACAGGCCTACAATCCTCTAATCCGTCAAGTAAAGCGCATCATTGATACCAATCAGTACTCCTCTGGAGGTCAGGATGATTCTTACCTTTTCTGGGCTATTCGGTTCTTCATGGAATTCAACAGACACAATGGTTTCCGCCTCGACTTGGTCAGTGAAACTGTAAATGTTCAGACATTTCATTGgattctcacaagaatgcaaGATGCCATGGACAATTTGGCACTGGAAAAGAAGAATTTCAGACCATGGGCCAAAAAGCTCCATATGCGTATGTTGGCTTTTCGGGAATGCCTTCTGACGCTGTGCACAATGCAGAAAATCAACGATGATGTCAATCAATGTCTCTTCAAGAAAATCCAACACAATATATTCTACGTAATGGAATTCCGAGAAATAGTCCTTCATTTGATGCTCAATTTCAAGGAAACGCAAGTcacaaagtaattttttttcacccagcaattttccctcaatttcaatttgaaattttcatgtcTCCCTTTCCTCTTCTAGATCCCAACTGATCGATACCGTTCAGATGGGACACTTGTACATGaggatgtttgagaaattctGCCGTGGTACGGTTTTTGTACAATGCCCAAAGGGGAAAGGCAGGAAGAAGTCAAAGAAATCGAAAAAGCCAATTCAGAAAAAAGCCACCAAGAGTTGGGGTGAAATCTCGGGTCAGATTCATGAGAATCTCACGAAAGAATTGGCTAAAGATGACTCCATCATGCCATTTGATGCTGCTTCGGACAAACCCATTGATGATCAGAGGTGGAGTTTTATTTCAATTGCTAAAATTACAGAGTCTTCTCTATCGTTAAATCTCTCTTTTGCAGTGAGGATTGCATGagaacaatattttcattgCTTCATTCTGAAAGATTCGAACGTGCAGTTCTCTATTTACGTGCTGCCAGGTAAGAACTTTTATAGAGGTTTCTAATTTTTATATCTCGCTGACAAGTGTAAAAATGtgttgaaatatttatattaaagatTTAGAGAAAAAATGCATACCAACAGAAACTCCTAAAATTTAATCCAAGGGCCTGCAGTGTCAGCAAGTTTAACGATGTTTTCACATTTTGTACATAAAAATTTAACTgtgattcaatttaatttttcgctAATTAGCATTGAAAATCACtttataaatcactttaaaTCACTTTATATTTGGAATTTGATATATTTATGATTAAAGAGGTGGATTTGGCtcccaaaaattggtttaaatagatttataacatcaatgcgaaaaattaatgcaattttcaccttaattttttaatgtgaaacatATTTATGCTTCAGGTCAATTTAAACCTATTTTTGCAGCGCAAATCTACCTTTTTACGAATTAATAATactaattttaaataacaagtgattaaaaaattagaaggaataattagtaatattattagAAATAACAAAATCGAATTTCAGATAAACAAAGCGTCCGAgactttgcgagctgctcgaactcccgataAAAAGCTCTGTcttatattccttttcgcaaatttttctggtgcatataaaattattgtcgaattaaatttgtctataaatcacctcaaaaccagcttgaagttgaaaattgttcaagaagagagtttcaaaaaatcattaaccttttaattaatgaaTTGAACAAAAACTAATTATTATCGATTTATAGccaattggaaccgattcagacATGTGAAAGATCCACAATCCATTGCAATGAACTCAAGTTTGCCCAAATCGTATTAAAAATACTGACTCTTTCAACgtttgaccttcaaaaaccaAAGGATGATTCCAGAACACATATAAAACAGATTTAAAAATAACAACAcggtttcaaaataaaaattatgtttataCTACAAATATCGGCCTATGAGGGGTCCCCTGAAGACCTCTAGTCGATATCTATAACCGTTTGGCATTTATCTCAGTTCCCGGACAGGGTaaatgtatcaaatttcggccagattGCTATTTCGGCCAtttatttagctccacaaatttccatgaatttttagtttttacatactgtagcgattatacaatgcaaaaaaaaatccgctTCTaggaacgagatgatgtgaaaaagactttggaaggatTCCTTAACTACAGGGAGCTATGAAattcaaggtggccgaaataatatccaaagttatgtctatatttttattcattttaaaatgtattagaatgattttttaaaacaaagaTAAAACCAGTTTATACAGCCTTTTTCGGGATTGAACATATTTTTAGGAACGAAACATTTCAATACTTATTTCAACAGGGGAAACAGGCGATACTTTTGAAAAGAAGCTATCTTTTCATCTTTTGTTTTAACCCTTTaccgacgagacagttttcgttgaccgaaaatcatcaataaaaatgaaaccgataaacagaacttataaaacgtcttacatcaaaacttcgaaaagcaaacagagtctgatttggtgtattttttgtctctatgcacgataggaacaaaaatagcccaaaaatttaagtaatttttctgacgataccaatgactgataattttcactctaatgaaaaattttatatttgagtattgtagtttccttttccaaaaGACAAATGTTgatgtaattttattaatttgattattcaaaaaaaatcacaatgtttGTTTTGTGAGATTTAAACGTCAAACAGTTATAGATAGCACCTTGTGCTTTTTGAATTACTGTCTTTATTAGACGGTCTTCAGACCAAAGGTTTAGCCACAAGACTtaatttctataatttctttttaatcaaGATTCTCCTGAAAACTTTGACTTAAGATTGTATATGACAAAATGATCCattatacatattttaaaagGATCCAAAgttacttgttatttagaattttggaaCCTTCAGGAATTGGACTAAAACTCAAGTCTGAAAACCGTGTTGGTCGACACTGCAATCAGtaacctggggtggaatgataacttttcgacactatcgaattgataatatcaataaatctatatctgttacggtgctatcacactaagatttttcacgttttaattttaaattcaattgagccaattgagcattgagatttctagaatttacttgaaaattctcacacccatgacacattttgcaagaaatttgctcaattttaagtagtgccgcgagatttttgtttgtgaatgactccggaaaatatgttatagtacttaaaatgtcttataagtcacttacctgttattcagaaggatcccctaagccagaaaaaaagatttgtaggcAAAGGGCTCATGCagagactctcatacagtcttattgaaaatctATATGAAGTCGTCGCAACGCCCAAGTGAAATTTCTTAACATAACAATTGccttcgaatggctttggaggaacttgatgaattactcccgatacttaagcttcacttcatgcaagtttatcactaaaacactgtacttatcttatattttcgccacaaataatattaattatgactaaataaatttaataagaacaattttcttcaaaacacTACTTGtgtaactgcaataaaattgaaattagtgagcaattttaacattttaatttgctgaaatcaaatttatttgagcaaccacatttatgctattttaatatatttaaacaagtttttctggaccaagtattagtttttattaataaataagtacagatctatcaattcaattggtttttagtggaaaataacgcataggaacaaatcatctgaaaattaaattgaatttacaaattgaaaaaatcctagtgtgatagcacggttagatATAGTGAATATCGACTTATTACGGATTGTTGAGCCATTCATAGCGACATTCTGAAAACGATGaaactgttgataaatatcgaTATTAGGTACAGAAactgcagctatcgtttaaagttttcagaatccacagtcgatagtatcgaaaaataagttatcatgtcaccccttaGCTCtattaggtgaaattcttaacaatctcacctactataatcctaacaaaatttcatgtcgtccgatcgacctcaaacttggccaaaacgtgtttcagcacttcctgatcacgaatatatatgtggctattttacgttcccggccggccggccggctggctggccggccggccggccgctctttggagcttaatagctcctaaactaaaagagatatcgacttgcggttttcggcaaaggttatatatcgggtgaaaattgcaacttggtgcattgaccccccaccccccacccctccttccgccattttgaagacccctttttttttgttttctcaatagctccgcccctatggcatcgagcgggctcaaattttagtatgttatagctggaccttagagctttccatcaatatcaaacttaaggtcccccgacccccctgacccgagctataagggtccaaaaaaaatttcttaaaatggccataactccggttctaattgtcagaatttaaaaagtgagggctttttggaaagctctcgtgaaatgccacttcctcttctaacaacgcaagttcataaaaccaccgctaggggcgctattattaaaaagaaaatttttaaatcttataagttaaataactcaaaaattccattgtgcatcgggctgaaattttagtatgttgtagctgttgattatacctatcaaacaaaaaaaaccttaagtcgatccataacccctgacccgagctataagggttcaaagtttgaacattgaccggcctctatctccggttctaactaacatagcgacctaaattttacctttttggtttcgtctcgatgagcactttcagatggaagttcaaaaatccaccacaggtggcgctgtgatagcgtcaaaattcatcgaaattcaaagtcacttttctcaaaaacggcattgtgcaagttaatgaaattttagtatgttgtagtccagtctaggacgtttccaaaatggtgcgtatgtgcgctgtggtttcaatagaaccggagatatgaggggtcaaagttcacgaaattcaaaaaatcatatctccggttctatgtgaccgattttgatgaatgagggattaaacgaaagatctcaccaaatgctacaactttctagaacatttgaacttcgtgggaccaacaccaggggcgccacagtcgaaaaaccaatttcaatatcacataacctcaattatctcgactgtcgctgaaccgattttgatgattacttcgacataattgtagaggacatttgtctctacatttcgtccatacatcattttccgatcagacttcgctatcactccgattttgccgtttaagtgtgaaaaaattgatttttcccataataacgctttgaaatcactcagatgccaatttgactgcctctactccaccgagacacttaaaatagggttttaaatggaaagtctctcaaaatacaacaattctttgatatagttgaagttcaacaaatgactacttggggaactctggatgaaaaaacgagttaagaaacaaaaaacctcgcttatcttgacttctgagtaatcgatgagatcatgttatatgggaaaattatagagaacattctggtctacatttcacccatatattacttttgtgccagttcatccaaatccttgatattttggtttaaatacaaaatttgtataatttcacgaatttgatccaagataactgaatggcgtctcccaacttcagctccaaatcgaatttgcatgcactccgagttagctcacgttaagaatctcacctacataagccggttaggattatctgtccctttttcccatatttttgtCTTTTGAATAAAATCATTCGGTAATAACCAAAAACTGAGCAATactcattttactgctcgaattgaACGGAGATAGCAGTAATCCCTCGACTTTTTTAccctccaaaatttccacctcccCTCCgggggaccacttttctcaataaatattcGCGTTTCGGACGATTTCTGACAAATGtcgtcacactgtttgtccgtctgtctgtccggATATcttcagctctagaggccaaacggtaagagatagtgaCCTTCAGGGTGGCCCCCTCCCTTAAAAGTCGATCCAAGAATCGGtaatgcccctcattttccccccaccacTCCACTTACCCtccaaaacaatgtttttttctgatTGCTTGAAAATGCGTCGTGCGACCATGGCGGACATTTGACCATGTGTGAAAATATtgctgaatcattcctaataaaggtttttcaaggtcaaaggttatgAAGGCTCTAataagcgcatttatcaaccgaataggGTCAttttggactcgttggaaaggtcttggaatttcccacAAAACTAAGCGGGTTCCAATGGGCTTtcaatcggtaataaatcggttcataactgataactaattttgatacgaaattcaattaaattactcatgaggtgtattttgggaaatattttgattgatttacaaatcggttcaaatcggttgtgcaaaggtaatgaaccgataaggaatttttgtccacatatcaattttattactcttaaatcttttttgtgggatcttttgaatcaaaaaagaatgattttttctatttttattcgatttttggTTGATTTTCTCTTTAGTAGTAACTAACTTTGTAAAATTCCTTAAATAAGCAATTTGTATTAAGAATATGAAAAGTTATTTCATTAAGcacttaattaaaaattttcgactAAACACTATTTAAGTGGAAAATGATTAACATGTGTCAATCGCGTTATCTATTCTTGTTTCCACTTTTTGCCACCaacaaaattcttttattaagaaCTTGATAAGTACTTATTGGGGACTTATTTTATGCTTTTGGACAAAGTACTTATTTAAGAGCTTAGACAATGCCTTAAATTATAGCATTGTGCTAGTGGCAGCTTACTATTGGAGCTATAAACGATAATAACTCGACTAAACCTGAAAAGCTTCATCGCTTTTTACCTGAATTCTACTAAAAACAAATATCAATCTAATTTTAATCTATATAGTTTGGAAAAGTTTGGTTTTGAAGCattaaaagttatttaaaaatgcTATATTTGTTGAAACCTTTGGAACAGTTAACTTGAAATTGACTTAT is from Phlebotomus papatasi isolate M1 chromosome 1, Ppap_2.1, whole genome shotgun sequence and encodes:
- the LOC129807587 gene encoding protein timeless homolog, which gives rise to MSHLLADIDATCASLGLFDGERYISAPDSLNSLKHLIWILRRDDDTHQYRRHIGQSSVLRTDLLPMLVCHDESSEYFDVLLRLLLNLTCSSYFLYHSEVPKDKGSHRFYMQLNFILRKYKEAFADEFVWIVLKNNLQKLLETTSVERNEEQELIIERILVLLRNVLQIPSGAEREGQHDSDSLHDQILWALQQSGMTDIILFVLSSNSENQYHFHALEIMYYILHEQTAEGLAQTKQERTTDEKEYDNNKLRAVRCVERDKLQSRTLSGRHSRFGGTYILKNIKSVSEKDVICHQRIEKAINVTFDGEKKKKRQSKGLIGDFTPERRSLFAIRIHLRQFCIQVLQQAYNPLIRQVKRIIDTNQYSSGGQDDSYLFWAIRFFMEFNRHNGFRLDLVSETVNVQTFHWILTRMQDAMDNLALEKKNFRPWAKKLHMRMLAFRECLLTLCTMQKINDDVNQCLFKKIQHNIFYVMEFREIVLHLMLNFKETQVTKSQLIDTVQMGHLYMRMFEKFCRGTVFVQCPKGKGRKKSKKSKKPIQKKATKSWGEISGQIHENLTKELAKDDSIMPFDAASDKPIDDQSEDCMRTIFSLLHSERFERAVLYLRAAREVWPNGAFGEENASVDDNLEILKAIYLANLEHNPENDNETDDDEGNESEADEENYTNFTEKQFNFDDFAKRLLNPKIIRLCVLVLFEWRTLSTNVLLSVVSILHQIAVKFKMPEMLCQASLFRVFQEVLNAPRESHHEELRRLAIFIVRRFVENSRKNMKIYAGLFFYKTIRDCADEDDAPTAKGAKGRKGKKTANPTNSSRNNQSDDDDEAEPMDSREVTPEPSVGGREVSRINQSANQDFSTREPQMRNRTENIDTDGIREIVGKLKEQFKSALHWLQETLNDEIQEMTEDVLDDDEDNAVPLVPLFEEHKVALESVEFQQLLKALGMLEPLENEIYWRIPNNVAKEELQSRCDLLADGNGLQCNKRVRSDIDISCPEVEEEKTNEPIDDDDIGVRKRRKVHNAIDSDEDAD